One Archangium violaceum genomic window, TTCATGGATTGCTATCCCCGCGAGCCAGGCTGCTGCTTCTGGCGGCAGGTGTTCCCTAGGCTACTCGACCCACCCGCGGGCCGCTGTGAAGCGGCCCACAGGCGTCCTGTGAAGCATTTCACTCCGGACCGCGCCTAATAGGCCTTGAAGACCAGGTCATCGCGGTCATCGGGGGCGAGCCAATCAGTCGAGCACACCGTCCCGCTGCCCCAGGCCCGCAGCACGGTCCGGATGGCGATGTTGCTCGCCCACGGCAGGGTGATCGTCCCGGTCTTCACCTGCGAGCCAGTGGTGCTGATGGAGAAGGACAACCCGGTGTAGGTCCAGCTCGGGATCGGGGACTCGGGATTCGAGGAGATGTAGAACTCCAGCCGGTCCGCCGAGGAAGAGGCCCGGATGGTGGCCTCGATCTGCACCGTCTTCCCATAGGTGATGGGCCCGCCGTCCAGGCTGGAGACCTTCACACGCTCCACCGACAGCCCGGTGTCGTAATAGTTCTCCACGCAGGCGTCGCCGAGCGTATTGGGCGCATTCGGCTCGACGCCGCTCCCCTTGCCGGTAAGGAGCGAGCCAGAGTCGCAGCTCGACCCCGAGATGCTACACCGGGGCGCACGCAGCGTGCTGTCGTACTGCGCCATGACCGGCCCGTTCGAGGGAATGGTGACCGTCACACCCGCGCTCGTGCCCACGTTGCCCGCGGAGTCATACGCCTTGGTGCTCAGCGTGTGCGAGCCCACGGTCGAGGTGGCGGTGTTCCAGCTCAGGCTGTAGGGCGAGGTCGTGTCGGTGCCGAGCAACGTGGTGCCATCATAGAACTCGACCCGGGTGACGATCTGGTTGTCCGAGGCGCTCGCCGTCAGGGTCACCGTCCCGGTCACCGTCGCCCCCGAGGCCGGAGAGGTGAGTGCCGTGGTGGGCGCGGTGTAGTCGTGGCGCACCGTCACGTTGAAGCCCCACCCGGAGGACTGCCCCGCCGTGTCGTAGGCCGTGGCCGACAGGAGGTGCGTGCCATCCAGCACCGTGGCGCTGTTCCAGCTCACGGTGTAGGGCGGCGCCGCCAGGGTGGCGATGACCGTGCTATCGACCTGGAACACGACCCGGGACACGCCCACGTCGTCCGAGGCCGTGGCCGCGAGGGTGATCACGCCACTCACCGTGCTGTTCGCCGCGGGCGAGGTCATCTGGACGGTGGGGTTCTTGTCGTTGGCGACCGTCACCGCCACGCCCGCCGAGACGGTGCTGCGACCCGCCACATCATGGGCCCTGGCGGTCAGCGTATGCGTGCCGTTGTCCACGATGCGGGTATTCCAGGCCAGCGTGTACGGCGGAGTGCTCACCGTACCGATGAGGGTGGTGCCGTCATAGAACTCGACCCGGGCCACGCCCACGTCGTCCGAGGCCGAGGCGGTGAGCGTCACGGACATCCCGCTGACGGTCGCACCGGCCGTCGGGGAGGTCAGCGCCACGGTGGGCGGAGCGGAGTCCACCGGACCGGAGACGGGGAAGACCAGGTCGTCGCGGTCGTTGTACGAGCCCGTGTCACACGTCGAGGCCGCGCCGCTGTAGCGGAACACCCCTCGGACGGCCTGCAGGGAGGAGACCGCGGGCAGCGTGTAGGTAGCCGAGAGCGTCTGCGCTCCGGAGGCGGACGGCGTCAGCGTCGCGAGGAAGGTCCAGGTCGGGCTGTTTGCGTTACCGGTGTAGTAGAGGTCCACCTTGTTATAGGCGGGCGAGTACACCCAGGCGGTGGCGTCGATCCGCACCGTCTTGCCCGTGGCCATGGGCGTCCCATCCACCGTGGACACCCGGAGCCGATCGAGCGACTCGTCCGTGTGGTAGGCCCCCGACGTCCCATCGGCGCATGAGCCACCCAGGGTGTTCGGGTGGTTGGGCTCGGGCCCCAGGGGACCCCGGCCGTTGAGCAGTGCGCCGGAATCACAGACCGCTCCGGCCTCGGTGCACCGAGGGGCACGCAGGGTGGTGTCGAAGACAGCCGCCCCCGGAGTGATGCACACGTTGCTCGCGGAGCACGTCTGATCACCCGGGCAGGTGCCGCACGAGAGGGAGCCGCCGCAGCCGTCGGAGACCGTGCCGCAGGTCTTCCCCTGCGCCGCGCAGGTGGTGGGGACGCAGGAGGACGTGTCGGTGTACAGCTCCGCGGTGGCGAGGGGATTGGAGCCATCGTGCCCGCCAGTGACGAGGACCTGGCCCCCGTCGAGCGGCACCGCCACGAAGCCGCTCCGCGCGACCGTCAGGGGGCTCGCCGGGCTCCACGTCGCCGTGGTCGGGTTGAAGCGCTCCGCGCTCGGGGTCGGACCTCCACCGCTGTCGATGCCCCCCAGCACGACGACCTCTCCCGATGGAGTCACGTACGCCCGATGCTGGGTCCGAGCCAGGGACAGGGAGCCGGCGAGGCTCCAGGTGTTCGTGGAGGGCTCGTAGAACTCGGTGGCCGAGGTCGTGGTTCCGCCACCCAGGCCGCCAGCGATGAGCACCCGACCGTCCGCGAGCCGCGTGGCCGTGTGGTTGCCATGCGCGGCGTACATGTTGCCGGCGGAGCTCCAGGTGCCCGTGGAAGGATCGAACAGCTCCGCGGAGAAGAGCTGCGTCCCCGAGCTGTCCGTACCACCCGCCACCAGGACCTTGCCATCGGACAGCAGCGTCGCGGAGTGGCCGTAGCGCGCGGCCGTCATGGGGGGCACGGTGCTGCCATTGC contains:
- a CDS encoding Ig-like domain-containing protein; the encoded protein is MSFVVWSGLACITGCHEVEPSSDVEVKRSKLSTATGSMADARVSSTGTRLGDGRVLVVGGNNNLLQPPRAEAELYNPATGTWSATGQLADGRYGHTATLLSDGKVLVVAGKNDLPTVSNELYDPATGTWTTVGSDVSRYFAAAVALTDGRVLVSGGADENGYSLASARIIDPVGGNGSTVPPMTAARYGHSATLLSDGKVLVAGGTDSSGTQLFSAELFDPSTGTWSSAGNMYAAHGNHTATRLADGRVLIAGGLGGGTTTSATEFYEPSTNTWSLAGSLSLARTQHRAYVTPSGEVVVLGGIDSGGGPTPSAERFNPTTATWSPASPLTVARSGFVAVPLDGGQVLVTGGHDGSNPLATAELYTDTSSCVPTTCAAQGKTCGTVSDGCGGSLSCGTCPGDQTCSASNVCITPGAAVFDTTLRAPRCTEAGAVCDSGALLNGRGPLGPEPNHPNTLGGSCADGTSGAYHTDESLDRLRVSTVDGTPMATGKTVRIDATAWVYSPAYNKVDLYYTGNANSPTWTFLATLTPSASGAQTLSATYTLPAVSSLQAVRGVFRYSGAASTCDTGSYNDRDDLVFPVSGPVDSAPPTVALTSPTAGATVSGMSVTLTASASDDVGVARVEFYDGTTLIGTVSTPPYTLAWNTRIVDNGTHTLTARAHDVAGRSTVSAGVAVTVANDKNPTVQMTSPAANSTVSGVITLAATASDDVGVSRVVFQVDSTVIATLAAPPYTVSWNSATVLDGTHLLSATAYDTAGQSSGWGFNVTVRHDYTAPTTALTSPASGATVTGTVTLTASASDNQIVTRVEFYDGTTLLGTDTTSPYSLSWNTATSTVGSHTLSTKAYDSAGNVGTSAGVTVTIPSNGPVMAQYDSTLRAPRCSISGSSCDSGSLLTGKGSGVEPNAPNTLGDACVENYYDTGLSVERVKVSSLDGGPITYGKTVQIEATIRASSSADRLEFYISSNPESPIPSWTYTGLSFSISTTGSQVKTGTITLPWASNIAIRTVLRAWGSGTVCSTDWLAPDDRDDLVFKAY